One genomic segment of Candidatus Bipolaricaulota bacterium includes these proteins:
- the gpmI gene encoding 2,3-bisphosphoglycerate-independent phosphoglycerate mutase: MQLSYNPVVLIVLDGFGIATPGQSNAISLSSAPFYKKLIGSYPTMLLEASGVNVGLPWGEVGNSEVGHLNIGSGVLHYQSLPRIDKEIEDGNFFKNENLLAAVQKAVQNKSKIHLIGLLGNGGVHAHQRHLEALIKLCKENKLKKQTFLHLFLDGRDSARDSGAGFLEDIMKFCKKQKCGEVASITGRIFGMDRNKNWDKTSQAYSAIAEGKGAISTTDPLKTLKESYQNQIFDEEFPPCAVVDKKNQPLAMVSEEDAVIFFNFRADRAVQLTQAFVEPNFDKFQRNFIDGLTFVTLTDYKTGLPVKVSYPRQTIANPLAKVFSDNGFKQLHIAETEKYAHVTYFLNGQIEEKFPGEDRMLIPSPLVDSYDKQPEMSANIVTDEILKALASDKYQFMAINYANPDMVGHTGNLQATVSAVNAVDSCLEKVISAILAKQGMAFIVGDHGNAEELVNLQTGKIDKEHSIYPVPFIAVSNKHAGQTIQTGENGDLSLNSPLGILSDVAPTILAQVGIPPAPEMTGTNLLQM, translated from the coding sequence ATGCAGTTATCATACAATCCCGTTGTTTTGATTGTGCTGGACGGCTTTGGCATTGCCACTCCCGGCCAATCGAACGCCATCAGCCTCAGCTCGGCTCCGTTTTACAAAAAACTCATCGGATCTTATCCGACCATGCTGCTTGAAGCGTCCGGCGTGAACGTGGGACTGCCTTGGGGTGAAGTCGGCAATTCCGAAGTGGGCCATTTGAATATCGGCTCCGGCGTTCTTCATTATCAAAGCTTGCCCAGAATCGATAAAGAAATCGAAGACGGGAATTTTTTCAAAAATGAAAATCTGCTTGCGGCCGTTCAAAAAGCCGTTCAAAACAAATCGAAAATTCATTTGATCGGCTTGCTCGGCAACGGAGGCGTGCACGCGCACCAGCGGCATTTGGAAGCGCTGATAAAGCTTTGCAAAGAAAACAAATTGAAAAAACAAACTTTTTTACATCTGTTTCTTGACGGCCGCGACTCTGCCAGAGACTCCGGCGCGGGATTTTTGGAAGACATCATGAAATTTTGCAAAAAACAAAAATGCGGAGAGGTCGCTTCGATCACTGGGAGAATTTTCGGCATGGACAGAAATAAAAATTGGGATAAGACAAGCCAGGCTTATTCGGCCATTGCCGAAGGCAAAGGAGCCATTTCCACCACCGATCCGTTAAAAACGTTAAAAGAGTCTTATCAAAATCAAATATTCGACGAAGAATTCCCGCCTTGCGCTGTGGTGGACAAAAAAAACCAGCCGCTCGCCATGGTCTCCGAAGAAGACGCGGTGATTTTCTTCAATTTCAGAGCTGATCGAGCCGTGCAATTGACGCAAGCTTTCGTTGAACCGAATTTTGATAAATTCCAACGAAATTTCATTGACGGACTGACCTTCGTCACTTTGACGGATTACAAAACGGGTTTGCCGGTTAAAGTCTCCTATCCGCGGCAAACCATTGCCAATCCCTTGGCCAAAGTCTTCAGCGACAACGGTTTCAAACAGCTCCATATCGCGGAAACGGAAAAATACGCGCATGTCACTTATTTTTTGAACGGACAAATCGAAGAAAAATTCCCCGGAGAAGACAGAATGCTCATTCCGTCGCCGCTGGTTGACAGTTATGATAAACAGCCTGAAATGTCCGCCAATATAGTGACCGATGAAATATTAAAAGCCTTGGCTTCGGATAAATATCAATTCATGGCCATTAATTACGCCAACCCCGACATGGTCGGCCATACGGGCAATTTGCAAGCCACAGTCTCAGCCGTTAACGCAGTTGACTCATGTTTGGAAAAAGTCATTTCCGCGATTTTGGCCAAGCAAGGAATGGCCTTTATTGTCGGAGATCATGGCAACGCCGAAGAATTGGTTAATCTTCAAACCGGCAAAATAGACAAAGAGCACAGCATTTATCCGGTGCCATTCATCGCCGTGAGCAATAAACACGCCGGTCAAACCATTCAAACCGGTGAAAACGGGGATCTTTCCTTAAACAGCCCGCTGGGCATTCTCTCTGACGTGGCGCCCACAATTTTAGCGCAAGTCGGCATTCCCCCGGCTCCGGAAATGACCGGAACCAATCTGCTTCAAATGTAA
- the hypD gene encoding hydrogenase formation protein HypD — MQKIINKINTLASQINRPVTLMELCGTHSQTVAKYGLKSLLPPNVELISGPGCPICVTDQTDIDVVIGLAENDVPIAVYGDALSLPGTNSSLEKLRQQGKKIEVVYSTLDAVKLAEQINDLAFFGIGFETTTPMSAWAIKQGLKVYSAHKLFPPAMAALLSSPNIQIDGFLDPGHVAAIIGEEPFKQFNVPQVISGFEPEDVLLSIQWLLEMIVSGKNELKNEYTRVVRPEGNIEARKLINEVFEISDARWRGLGNIPNSGLKIRKEFQNQDTEFIHHDLIENIRKNTEYRPSACICGKILQGLAKPADCPLFAKICTPENPQGACMVSVEGSCQIEYKYKNSTPL, encoded by the coding sequence ATGCAAAAAATCATCAATAAAATTAACACACTCGCTTCTCAAATCAACCGCCCGGTCACACTGATGGAACTCTGCGGCACGCATTCGCAAACCGTGGCCAAGTACGGTTTGAAAAGTTTGCTTCCGCCAAACGTTGAGCTTATTTCCGGGCCCGGCTGTCCGATCTGCGTCACCGATCAGACTGACATTGATGTTGTCATCGGCCTGGCGGAAAACGATGTGCCCATCGCCGTTTACGGCGACGCTCTATCCTTGCCCGGGACAAATTCAAGCCTTGAAAAATTAAGGCAACAAGGCAAAAAAATCGAAGTGGTTTACTCCACTCTCGACGCTGTAAAACTCGCTGAACAAATAAATGATTTGGCGTTTTTTGGCATAGGATTTGAGACCACCACACCCATGTCAGCCTGGGCGATCAAGCAAGGTTTAAAGGTATATTCAGCTCACAAACTGTTCCCGCCGGCCATGGCCGCTTTACTTTCAAGCCCTAATATTCAAATCGACGGATTCCTTGATCCGGGCCATGTTGCGGCCATTATCGGAGAGGAGCCTTTTAAGCAATTTAATGTGCCGCAAGTGATTTCAGGATTTGAACCCGAAGACGTCTTGCTTTCGATTCAGTGGTTGCTTGAAATGATTGTCAGCGGAAAAAATGAACTCAAGAACGAATATACGCGCGTCGTACGACCCGAAGGCAATATTGAAGCGCGAAAATTAATCAATGAAGTCTTTGAAATTTCAGATGCGCGCTGGCGCGGCCTCGGAAACATACCAAATTCAGGCTTAAAAATTAGAAAGGAATTTCAAAATCAGGATACCGAGTTTATTCATCACGATTTAATTGAAAATATAAGAAAAAACACCGAATATAGGCCAAGCGCCTGCATTTGTGGTAAAATACTGCAAGGTCTGGCCAAACCGGCTGACTGTCCCCTTTTCGCTAAAATTTGCACACCGGAAAACCCGCAAGGGGCTTGTATGGTGTCGGTTGAGGGATCTTGCCAAATTGAATATAAATATAAAAATTCTACCCCACTTTAG
- a CDS encoding fibronectin type III domain-containing protein, translated as MRRKFMIAAIMVLMTVALVGNGFWRQETLAAELYAASDSVSSHQPGAKSNHTISFKTPSGVHAPASSITIGFALDFNVSGLDFSDLDLTHGPISGSETSEALAAAAGVNVWGAFFAGNVLFLMPPTNAGINEIAPSDTVILGIGSQTDTGANDIENPAVVGSYDVLIAGDFGDGKTISVAIADTTVSVGSTVVESGSGIYGDTTPPIISDVEVINITPYAATITWVTNEAANSRVEYGLDRAHDAVSVFNGSFVVSHSIDLMNLKPDTVYYFQIISLDQSGNQAIAGNLSFTTLPEVEELFVYNIRVRNITAHSADVLWESNREADSRVDFGLTEEAETGFFYDEAFVREHVIHLNGLRAETKYYFNVTSEDEFKNEVTGTGHYFTTKSEELFVPNVKNFDAKSDVENYRAILTWENPIYPEFHGVTIKRSLAGYPAYPSEGDFVYGGAAQIAYDNNLALGVIYYYSAFAYDGSGNFSSGAFSWTILIPKHYLTIKAKPEKRVPKIGNWDTSAVVTFKTPGENFSSNLYLVETNAQGEADLVIDDLIPGIYDSTFKGLSHLKKKLYGLDIRINGNNFLDFTQGDTFHLLAGDVQRSKDNYVNGLDIAAMENNIYTGDVDVDLNQDYVVNGLDFSVLSANFYKWGD; from the coding sequence ATGCGGAGAAAATTCATGATCGCCGCAATAATGGTGTTGATGACCGTTGCTTTGGTCGGCAACGGATTTTGGCGTCAAGAAACATTGGCCGCCGAATTGTACGCGGCCTCGGACTCCGTGTCTTCGCATCAACCCGGAGCAAAATCAAACCATACCATAAGTTTCAAAACGCCGTCCGGCGTTCACGCGCCCGCTTCAAGCATTACCATCGGATTCGCTTTGGATTTTAATGTCAGCGGGCTTGATTTCAGTGACCTTGATTTGACTCACGGTCCGATCAGCGGTTCCGAAACATCCGAGGCCTTGGCTGCTGCCGCTGGCGTCAATGTTTGGGGGGCGTTTTTCGCCGGCAATGTTTTGTTTTTAATGCCGCCGACCAATGCCGGCATCAATGAAATCGCGCCAAGCGATACCGTAATTTTAGGCATTGGGTCGCAAACGGACACCGGCGCAAATGACATAGAAAATCCGGCGGTCGTCGGCTCTTACGATGTTTTGATCGCCGGGGATTTCGGCGACGGCAAGACCATTTCCGTGGCCATAGCCGATACCACGGTAAGTGTCGGCTCGACCGTGGTGGAGTCGGGCAGCGGGATTTACGGAGATACCACGCCCCCGATTATTTCAGATGTCGAGGTAATCAATATTACTCCTTATGCCGCCACGATTACCTGGGTGACCAATGAAGCGGCGAATTCGAGAGTCGAATACGGATTGGATCGCGCTCATGACGCGGTTTCCGTTTTTAACGGCTCGTTCGTTGTGTCGCACTCGATTGATTTAATGAATTTGAAACCCGATACCGTTTATTATTTTCAAATAATCTCTTTGGATCAATCTGGCAATCAGGCAATCGCCGGAAATCTCTCTTTTACCACCTTGCCGGAAGTGGAAGAGTTGTTTGTTTATAATATTCGAGTCAGAAATATTACCGCTCATTCGGCGGATGTTTTATGGGAATCAAACAGAGAAGCGGATTCGAGAGTGGACTTCGGTCTGACCGAAGAAGCTGAGACCGGTTTTTTTTACGATGAGGCTTTTGTTCGCGAACATGTAATTCATCTTAACGGACTTCGCGCCGAAACCAAATATTATTTCAATGTCACTTCCGAAGATGAATTCAAAAATGAAGTTACTGGCACCGGCCATTATTTCACCACCAAAAGTGAAGAATTGTTCGTGCCGAACGTGAAAAATTTCGACGCTAAATCCGATGTTGAAAATTATCGCGCGATATTAACCTGGGAAAACCCCATTTATCCCGAATTTCACGGCGTGACCATAAAAAGAAGTCTCGCCGGTTATCCGGCTTATCCGTCCGAGGGAGACTTTGTTTACGGCGGCGCCGCTCAAATCGCCTACGACAATAATCTTGCGCTGGGAGTGATATATTATTATTCGGCTTTCGCTTATGACGGATCCGGGAATTTTTCATCCGGCGCGTTCAGTTGGACGATTTTGATTCCGAAACATTATTTGACGATTAAAGCCAAGCCCGAGAAAAGAGTCCCGAAAATCGGCAATTGGGACACGAGCGCGGTCGTGACTTTTAAAACACCCGGAGAAAATTTTTCTTCAAATCTTTATTTGGTGGAAACAAACGCCCAAGGCGAGGCTGATTTGGTCATTGATGATTTAATACCGGGAATCTACGATTCCACGTTTAAGGGCTTGTCTCATTTGAAAAAAAAGCTTTACGGTTTGGACATTCGAATCAATGGAAATAATTTTTTGGACTTTACGCAAGGCGACACTTTTCACCTTTTGGCCGGAGACGTTCAGCGATCCAAAGACAATTACGTCAACGGATTGGATATCGCGGCCATGGAAAATAATATATACACCGGAGATGTTGACGTTGATTTGAATCAAGATTACGTGGTTAATGGGTTGGATTTCAGCGTCCTGTCGGCGAATTTTTATAAATGGGGAGACTGA
- a CDS encoding Ig-like domain-containing protein, whose protein sequence is MKSIFKSSFILLFLAVILIFGQDALAAKFYFAPAGGSMSSNCENSLDIMIDTEGAGTIAADAIIEFNPDDIEIIDQSPAPGIQIKTGGAYEMYPGNKIDPSGKIFLTGFDSLQVFNGTGIFGSIVFKSKPGVQNTEFNFYFQRNLTTDSNVANLNSEDVLTAASGANFSFLAMACDKDLSPPRLENISPAVSAKNVAWDSKVAFNIVDDGAGVDLSTVKVVVDGVRYAVDEEVSFDFTGDKNDYKIIIDPLYDFFENDTINVEIKVADLKGNVMPTFFYSFSTGKAIDQEPVLPADFMSEEVTVPQDLRLDLSQVEFWAAAHTVPLLQSKTGVISILPLSVFTAEFNASALSKPVKDAQLAIGSSIYQFAKTSDGLLYKVSLQSDAEPGFYPAKIIIRYLDGSIDAVDFAVNVLPWGDIYETISGEKSFVPDATIMLTDDTSNAIWPGSAFSQANPSQSDLEGSFGFLTAPGQYKIKIEKEGYKTREVFFDNGSIINPSIELLALPKPLATAGGAIGYIKSFGKLIKFKMKSLAQTLSLPGVTRFAANVLFPAALIATLVNLLNALVSLRWLVYLFLWSPMAFVRKQHKDGLVFDAKTNRPVPLAVVHLIDIETDKIVATQITGRNGHYSFRAKKGSYKIFVRKPHYKYSPDNETIEVTEPIGIIAKNVAMEHVGESKLPNGLIKFGIFAQKTVAMIACFIVLAEFILDRTYFNLFLLIVNLAIVILIFGVAKKKATRNFNKI, encoded by the coding sequence ATGAAAAGCATTTTTAAATCATCATTTATCCTGCTGTTTTTGGCCGTGATTTTGATTTTCGGGCAAGACGCTTTGGCCGCCAAATTTTATTTTGCCCCTGCCGGAGGCTCAATGTCTTCGAATTGCGAAAATTCGCTCGATATCATGATTGATACCGAAGGCGCCGGCACGATAGCGGCGGACGCCATTATTGAATTTAATCCGGACGATATTGAGATTATCGATCAGTCGCCCGCTCCGGGCATCCAAATAAAAACCGGTGGCGCGTATGAAATGTATCCGGGTAATAAAATTGATCCTTCGGGCAAAATATTTTTGACCGGGTTTGATTCTTTGCAAGTATTCAACGGCACCGGAATTTTCGGCTCGATTGTCTTCAAAAGCAAGCCGGGAGTTCAAAATACCGAATTCAATTTTTATTTTCAACGGAATCTGACGACCGACAGCAATGTCGCCAACCTCAACAGCGAGGATGTTTTGACAGCGGCCTCGGGCGCGAATTTTTCTTTTCTGGCAATGGCTTGCGACAAAGATTTGTCCCCGCCGAGATTGGAAAATATCAGTCCCGCGGTATCCGCCAAGAACGTGGCTTGGGATTCCAAAGTGGCTTTTAACATCGTCGATGACGGGGCTGGCGTTGATTTGTCCACGGTCAAGGTCGTGGTGGACGGTGTGCGTTACGCCGTTGACGAAGAAGTGTCGTTTGATTTCACCGGAGACAAAAATGATTATAAAATAATTATTGACCCGCTCTATGATTTTTTTGAAAATGACACGATTAACGTGGAAATAAAAGTCGCGGACTTAAAAGGGAATGTCATGCCGACATTTTTTTACTCATTTTCAACGGGCAAAGCAATCGATCAAGAGCCCGTTTTACCCGCGGATTTTATGTCCGAGGAGGTTACCGTGCCGCAAGATTTGAGGCTTGATTTGTCTCAAGTCGAATTTTGGGCGGCCGCGCACACCGTGCCTTTGCTCCAGAGCAAGACCGGCGTCATTTCGATTTTGCCTTTGAGCGTCTTTACCGCGGAATTTAACGCCTCCGCCTTATCAAAGCCGGTTAAAGACGCGCAATTGGCAATCGGTTCATCGATTTATCAATTCGCGAAAACCAGCGACGGTTTGTTGTATAAAGTCAGTCTCCAAAGCGATGCGGAACCGGGATTTTATCCCGCTAAAATCATTATCAGGTATCTGGACGGTTCCATCGACGCGGTGGATTTCGCCGTCAATGTTTTGCCCTGGGGTGATATTTATGAGACGATAAGCGGGGAAAAGTCATTCGTGCCGGACGCGACAATAATGTTAACGGATGATACCTCCAACGCGATTTGGCCGGGTTCGGCTTTTTCGCAAGCCAATCCGTCGCAAAGCGATCTTGAGGGCTCTTTCGGTTTTTTGACCGCGCCCGGACAATATAAAATCAAAATAGAAAAGGAAGGCTATAAAACAAGAGAAGTTTTTTTCGACAACGGGTCGATAATAAATCCCTCGATTGAATTGCTCGCTCTGCCGAAACCTTTAGCGACCGCGGGCGGCGCGATTGGATATATCAAATCTTTCGGCAAACTGATCAAATTCAAAATGAAATCGTTGGCTCAGACGTTGAGTTTGCCCGGAGTCACTCGGTTCGCGGCCAATGTCTTGTTCCCGGCCGCTTTGATCGCCACCTTGGTCAATTTGTTGAACGCCTTGGTTTCTCTGCGCTGGTTGGTTTATTTGTTCCTCTGGAGTCCGATGGCTTTTGTTCGAAAGCAACACAAGGATGGTCTGGTCTTTGACGCGAAAACGAATCGTCCCGTGCCGCTGGCCGTGGTTCATCTGATAGATATTGAGACGGACAAAATCGTCGCCACTCAAATCACGGGCAGAAACGGCCATTACAGTTTCAGAGCGAAAAAGGGTTCGTATAAAATTTTTGTCAGAAAACCTCATTACAAATATTCTCCCGACAATGAGACGATTGAAGTGACCGAGCCGATCGGCATTATCGCCAAAAACGTGGCGATGGAGCACGTCGGAGAATCAAAATTGCCGAACGGATTGATCAAATTCGGTATTTTCGCGCAAAAAACCGTGGCCATGATCGCTTGCTTTATCGTTTTGGCCGAATTTATTTTGGACAGGACTTATTTTAATTTGTTTTTATTAATCGTTAATCTGGCGATTGTAATATTAATATTTGGCGTGGCCAAAAAAAAGGCAACGCGAAATTTTAACAAAATATGA
- a CDS encoding DUF4230 domain-containing protein → MKKLKNALLILGIVALIGASMYVGWSVAKPEKTQRLVTAEVILTTLHAQGFLISEKYVFDEPITIENTQGTWKDLFFGQTIEARGVVEVSMGIDLQKVKEEDVDFQLNKVILYLPQTEIYNTRLVGRIDVQNKQGILKRLLDSDDGYNQALEELTVQAEAAAKQENLQKIADENAVAEITRILKLVVKDKEIEVRFKNNEKNEGI, encoded by the coding sequence ATGAAAAAATTAAAAAACGCGTTATTGATTTTGGGTATTGTCGCTTTGATCGGAGCAAGTATGTATGTGGGTTGGTCAGTGGCCAAGCCGGAAAAGACTCAACGCCTCGTGACCGCTGAGGTTATTTTGACGACTCTTCACGCGCAGGGTTTTTTAATCAGCGAGAAATATGTTTTTGACGAACCGATCACCATTGAAAACACCCAGGGCACCTGGAAAGACTTGTTCTTCGGTCAAACGATCGAAGCTCGCGGCGTGGTAGAGGTCAGTATGGGAATTGATTTGCAAAAAGTCAAAGAAGAAGATGTTGATTTTCAATTGAATAAAGTGATTCTTTATTTGCCGCAAACGGAAATTTACAATACTCGTCTGGTCGGCAGAATCGACGTGCAAAACAAGCAAGGCATATTAAAGCGGCTTTTGGACAGCGACGACGGTTATAATCAAGCCTTGGAAGAGCTGACCGTTCAGGCCGAAGCCGCGGCGAAACAAGAAAATTTGCAAAAAATAGCGGATGAAAACGCGGTGGCGGAAATTACCAGAATATTGAAGCTGGTGGTTAAGGATAAAGAGATTGAAGTTCGTTTTAAAAATAATGAAAAAAACGAGGGGATATAG
- a CDS encoding DUF5654 family protein has protein sequence MQKEKENEKKSIKLEVLEKLSALIIAGFGLVAALAWNDAIKALFNKFFPAPSGNLVAGLIYAVAITAIVVIVTIQFGRMIRRAKNVVDKLDK, from the coding sequence ATGCAAAAAGAAAAAGAAAACGAAAAAAAATCCATCAAGCTTGAAGTGCTTGAGAAATTGTCCGCGCTTATTATCGCGGGCTTTGGTTTGGTCGCGGCCTTGGCTTGGAATGACGCCATTAAGGCGTTGTTCAATAAGTTTTTTCCGGCGCCTTCCGGCAATCTGGTCGCCGGATTGATTTACGCGGTCGCCATAACCGCGATTGTGGTAATTGTCACCATCCAATTCGGCCGGATGATCAGGCGCGCCAAAAACGTGGTTGATAAATTGGACAAATAA
- a CDS encoding C39 family peptidase: MKRLMIFFWLFILFSALPVLAANKNIDVPFTVQAPDGWYSPFDEACEEAAIVMLDNFYQGKNYIADPKKEILAVVSIENKLWGYNKDTDAHQMAHIINNFFAFETDTKNNSTLAAIKNEIDNNRPVLVPVYGRGLSNPNFRGAGPIYHVVIIKGYDDSTKEFIVNEPGTIHGHDWRYDFDEMMNAIHDLNYSNQQEGAKVVLFTHDDIRHSGWSDADKDGFSKSEEMKSGTDLKSALSFPGQNFAIYNNKILRSFTDPRVFLINNGHKSRIYSARELFAKGFDWRDLLRVEQNVLDLIPNQ; this comes from the coding sequence ATGAAGCGACTGATGATATTTTTTTGGTTGTTTATATTGTTTTCGGCCTTGCCCGTTTTGGCGGCGAACAAAAACATCGACGTGCCGTTCACGGTGCAAGCTCCCGACGGCTGGTACTCGCCGTTTGACGAAGCGTGTGAAGAAGCGGCCATTGTCATGCTGGATAATTTTTATCAAGGCAAAAATTATATTGCCGATCCCAAAAAAGAAATTTTAGCCGTAGTGAGTATTGAAAATAAACTCTGGGGGTACAATAAAGACACGGACGCTCATCAAATGGCTCATATTATCAATAATTTTTTCGCTTTTGAAACGGACACGAAAAATAACTCGACTTTGGCGGCGATAAAAAATGAAATTGATAATAATCGTCCGGTGTTGGTGCCGGTTTACGGCCGCGGCTTGTCAAATCCCAATTTTCGCGGGGCCGGTCCGATTTATCACGTGGTTATAATCAAGGGGTATGATGATTCGACCAAAGAATTCATTGTTAATGAACCGGGTACTATTCATGGTCATGATTGGCGATACGATTTCGATGAAATGATGAACGCGATTCATGATTTGAATTATTCCAATCAGCAGGAAGGCGCCAAAGTTGTTTTATTCACGCATGACGACATTAGACATTCGGGCTGGAGCGACGCGGACAAAGACGGCTTTTCAAAATCCGAAGAAATGAAATCCGGCACTGATTTAAAATCGGCTTTGTCATTTCCCGGACAAAATTTCGCGATCTATAACAATAAAATTTTGCGAAGTTTCACCGATCCCAGAGTATTTTTAATTAATAACGGTCATAAATCCAGAATTTATTCAGCGAGAGAGCTTTTTGCCAAAGGCTTTGATTGGAGGGATTTGCTCAGAGTCGAGCAAAACGTTTTGGATTTGATACCCAATCAATAA
- the hypE gene encoding hydrogenase expression/formation protein HypE encodes MIDLDHGGGGFKNNELIRELRKIINLKTNWTNTEDDAAIFDLGDKKLVFTTDAFIVDPIFFPGGDIGKIAACGTINDLAVMGAKPLGLSLSIVLEEGFSKKDLFKIAESIDKISKLTNIPIVTGDTKVMEKGKIDKIEITTAGVGLVERVIDNGGAKAGDNIITSGDLGEHGLTLLAYRFDYQTDLISDCRPLLAEFQAVGHLLNAAKDPTRGGVAANMNEIAAKSKIKIVLDEDKLPYKKEVFALTELLGIELFTLPSEGRFIAAVSPQNTDEALKKLQEFNPEAKIIGKCFEGEGVFLKTKLGSERQIEEPRGKLIPRIC; translated from the coding sequence ATGATTGACCTTGACCACGGCGGCGGCGGATTCAAAAACAATGAACTTATCCGCGAGCTCAGGAAAATCATTAATCTGAAAACAAACTGGACCAACACCGAAGATGACGCGGCGATTTTCGATTTGGGAGACAAAAAGCTGGTTTTCACCACTGACGCTTTCATTGTGGATCCGATATTTTTTCCGGGCGGCGACATTGGCAAAATCGCCGCTTGCGGCACGATAAACGACTTGGCGGTGATGGGCGCCAAACCGCTGGGATTATCGCTGAGCATTGTGCTTGAAGAAGGTTTTTCTAAAAAAGACTTATTCAAAATCGCCGAATCGATTGATAAAATTTCAAAGTTAACGAATATTCCCATTGTCACCGGTGACACCAAAGTGATGGAAAAAGGCAAAATCGATAAAATTGAAATAACCACGGCCGGCGTGGGCTTGGTTGAAAGAGTGATTGACAATGGCGGAGCCAAAGCCGGCGATAACATCATAACTTCCGGAGATTTGGGCGAACATGGACTGACGCTTCTCGCCTATCGCTTTGACTATCAAACCGATTTAATAAGCGACTGCCGGCCGCTCTTGGCCGAGTTTCAGGCGGTCGGGCATCTTCTAAACGCGGCCAAAGATCCGACTCGCGGCGGCGTGGCCGCCAACATGAATGAAATCGCGGCCAAATCAAAAATAAAAATTGTTTTGGATGAAGACAAATTGCCTTATAAAAAAGAAGTTTTTGCCTTGACCGAACTTTTAGGCATTGAGCTTTTTACATTGCCCTCCGAAGGCCGCTTTATCGCCGCGGTCAGTCCTCAAAACACTGATGAAGCATTAAAAAAGCTCCAAGAATTCAATCCCGAGGCCAAAATTATTGGCAAATGCTTTGAAGGCGAAGGCGTTTTTTTGAAAACAAAACTTGGATCGGAAAGACAAATCGAAGAGCCGAGAGGAAAATTGATTCCGAGGATTTGTTAA
- a CDS encoding HypC/HybG/HupF family hydrogenase formation chaperone, translating into MCLAIPGKIESMDKTSQTALVDFNGLKKRVNISLITPNPGDFVIVHAGFAIEIVDKNEADEIKKLRRE; encoded by the coding sequence ATGTGCTTAGCCATTCCCGGAAAAATTGAATCAATGGATAAAACAAGCCAAACCGCGCTGGTTGATTTTAACGGCCTGAAAAAAAGAGTTAATATAAGCCTGATAACACCAAATCCGGGAGATTTTGTGATTGTGCACGCGGGGTTTGCCATTGAAATTGTTGATAAAAACGAAGCTGATGAAATTAAAAAGCTCCGGCGCGAATGA
- a CDS encoding DUF4389 domain-containing protein, with translation MNGDTTPAPSSESSKMQLKVEVPWREKISRLFIFRFLWVFVLVWVLYVWMIWIGLVNFVHFWYMLILGKKHQAMWKKNVRFFKTMTEWNSYLSNLTDERPKFIGDKV, from the coding sequence ATGAATGGTGACACCACTCCGGCTCCATCAAGCGAGTCTTCAAAAATGCAGTTAAAAGTTGAGGTTCCTTGGAGAGAAAAGATTTCTCGTCTGTTTATTTTTAGATTTCTCTGGGTATTCGTGCTCGTTTGGGTGCTTTATGTTTGGATGATTTGGATCGGCTTGGTAAATTTTGTTCATTTTTGGTACATGTTGATTTTAGGCAAAAAACATCAAGCCATGTGGAAGAAAAACGTCAGATTTTTCAAAACCATGACCGAATGGAATTCGTATTTATCGAATTTAACTGATGAAAGGCCGAAATTCATTGGCGATAAGGTTTAA